A genomic stretch from Caballeronia sp. LZ062 includes:
- the glgA gene encoding glycogen synthase GlgA has protein sequence MPLNVLLVASEAVPLAKTGGLGDMVSAYAAALRAAGVDATILLPAYPKAIAQAEGVSKLCTLRGLPGGDADLLRARMPDTGVPVLLLRCDALYARTGLYQDAQGRDYPDNAVRFATLSAAAVRVAQGVRGVKKPDVVHAHDWHTGLTPLLMKDAGVQAKSVYTIHNLAFQGNYALSLGASLGVPEKWLVHALSNPQSIEFYGALSLMKAGIVHSDRVTTVSDTYAREILTPRFGHLMEGVLQSCADKLSGVVNGIDDEVWNPATDPLIERTYSFDDMRGKHACKRRLQRMFGLPADPFAPLMAIGSRMTGQKLADVVIGALPRLLEKHPRLQLAVIGQGEAYIERGFRMLAQQWPDRVGVHIGYDERRAHALHAGADILLHGSRFEPCGLTQMYAMRYGTLPVASRVGGLADTIVDAGQRAEIASRETIYVRDGTHDSPIAMHDTHDAAPAPTGFLFDGETPDDVIAAASRALDAYMRPPVWRAMQRNAMSCDFGWGEAVEKMVALYTDLTGLRPSRAAVRLRRAADSAAHVLDHGARRTLESGKPLVAKTA, from the coding sequence TTGCCTTTGAACGTTCTGCTGGTCGCCTCCGAGGCCGTCCCGCTCGCCAAGACCGGCGGCCTCGGCGACATGGTCAGCGCCTACGCCGCCGCCCTGCGCGCAGCAGGCGTCGATGCCACCATCCTCCTTCCCGCCTATCCGAAGGCGATTGCCCAGGCCGAAGGCGTCAGCAAGCTCTGCACCTTGCGCGGTCTGCCCGGCGGCGACGCCGATCTGCTGCGCGCCCGCATGCCCGACACCGGCGTGCCCGTTCTTTTGCTGCGCTGCGATGCACTGTATGCGCGCACCGGGCTTTATCAGGATGCGCAGGGCCGCGACTATCCGGACAACGCCGTGCGTTTCGCGACGCTGTCGGCCGCCGCGGTGCGGGTGGCGCAAGGCGTGCGCGGTGTGAAGAAGCCGGATGTCGTCCATGCACACGACTGGCACACCGGCCTCACGCCGCTGCTGATGAAAGACGCAGGCGTGCAGGCGAAAAGCGTCTACACGATTCACAACCTCGCGTTTCAGGGCAACTACGCGCTCTCGCTGGGCGCGTCGCTCGGCGTGCCGGAGAAGTGGCTCGTGCATGCGTTGAGCAATCCGCAGAGCATCGAGTTCTACGGCGCGTTGAGTCTGATGAAAGCCGGCATCGTCCACAGCGACCGCGTGACGACCGTGAGCGACACCTACGCGCGGGAGATTCTCACGCCGCGCTTCGGGCATCTGATGGAAGGCGTGCTGCAAAGCTGCGCGGACAAGCTCTCGGGCGTGGTGAACGGCATCGACGATGAGGTGTGGAATCCGGCGACCGACCCGCTGATCGAGCGCACTTATTCCTTCGACGACATGCGCGGCAAGCACGCGTGCAAGCGCCGCCTTCAGCGCATGTTCGGCCTGCCGGCGGACCCGTTCGCGCCGCTCATGGCCATCGGCAGCCGCATGACCGGCCAGAAGCTCGCCGACGTGGTGATCGGAGCGCTGCCGCGCCTGCTCGAAAAGCATCCGCGTCTGCAACTGGCCGTGATCGGTCAGGGCGAGGCGTATATCGAGCGCGGCTTCAGGATGCTCGCGCAGCAGTGGCCGGATCGCGTCGGTGTGCACATCGGCTATGACGAGCGCCGCGCGCACGCGCTGCACGCGGGCGCCGACATTCTTCTGCACGGCAGCCGCTTCGAGCCGTGCGGTCTCACGCAAATGTACGCGATGCGCTACGGCACGCTGCCCGTGGCCTCGCGTGTGGGCGGCCTCGCCGATACCATCGTCGACGCCGGGCAACGCGCGGAAATCGCCTCGCGCGAGACGATCTACGTCCGTGACGGCACGCACGATTCGCCCATTGCGATGCATGACACGCACGACGCGGCGCCCGCGCCCACGGGCTTTCTCTTCGACGGCGAAACGCCCGACGACGTGATTGCCGCTGCGAGCCGCGCGCTCGACGCATACATGCGCCCGCCCGTGTGGCGCGCGATGCAGCGCAACGCCATGTCATGCGATTTCGGCTGGGGCGAAGCCGTCGAGAAGATGGTCGCGCTGTACACCGATCTCACCGGTTTGCGCCCGAGCCGCGCCGCCGTCCGTCTGCGCCGCGCCGCCGACAGCGCCGCGCATGTGCTCGACCACGGCGCGCGCCGGACGCTCGAGAGCGGCAAGCCGCTCGTCGCGAAGACCGCCTGA
- a CDS encoding DUF1345 domain-containing protein, whose amino-acid sequence MNLLPPVLRTRPRAMIGLLLGCVIAALVPAHVRATARALIGWDSAVWLYLVLIWVQMATARQSNVQALAEREDENAAAVLVIVSLAAIASLVAIVVELSAAKSLGVHAFPNYVLTGATMLGAWFLIPTMFTLHYARHYYRSPPGNPALRFPDRHLKPDYWDFLYFSFTIAVASQTSDVVLCSTSARRTALAQSVLSFFFNLAVLGLSVNIAASLVGG is encoded by the coding sequence ATGAATCTTCTTCCGCCCGTTCTGCGCACGCGCCCGCGCGCCATGATCGGCCTGCTGCTTGGTTGCGTCATCGCCGCGTTGGTTCCGGCGCACGTTCGGGCGACCGCCCGCGCGCTGATCGGCTGGGACTCGGCCGTCTGGCTCTATCTCGTGCTGATCTGGGTGCAGATGGCCACCGCGCGCCAGAGCAACGTGCAGGCGCTCGCCGAACGTGAAGACGAGAACGCCGCCGCCGTGCTGGTGATCGTCAGCCTCGCGGCCATTGCGAGCCTCGTGGCCATCGTCGTCGAACTGTCGGCGGCAAAGAGCCTCGGCGTTCACGCGTTCCCCAACTACGTGCTGACCGGCGCGACGATGCTCGGCGCGTGGTTTCTCATCCCTACCATGTTCACGCTTCACTACGCGCGGCACTACTATCGGTCGCCGCCGGGAAACCCGGCGCTGCGGTTCCCCGACCGGCATCTGAAACCCGATTATTGGGATTTTCTATACTTTTCCTTCACGATTGCCGTCGCCTCGCAGACGTCCGACGTCGTGCTCTGTTCGACGAGCGCGCGCCGTACGGCGCTCGCGCAATCCGTGCTGTCCTTCTTCTTCAATCTCGCGGTGCTCGGTCTGTCCGTGAATATTGCCGCGAGCCTCGTCGGCGGCTAA
- a CDS encoding sugar dehydrogenase complex small subunit, protein MAERKRVSFAMRRAMLAGAGASAAIAFAPSRAASADEAAFDTFIAVSMKLTGRAGFDPLVAERVHAALARAEAGFDAKMQRLDHWLSTHGGTPSDVVTAALRATQPDLAKAVGSVMRAWYLGVAGEGEQAEVVAFERALMFDPVRDMLTVPSYCRGEPADWAKKP, encoded by the coding sequence ATGGCTGAACGTAAGCGCGTGTCCTTCGCGATGCGTCGCGCAATGCTGGCGGGCGCGGGCGCGTCGGCTGCGATCGCGTTCGCGCCGTCGCGGGCGGCGTCCGCAGATGAGGCGGCCTTCGATACGTTCATCGCCGTGTCGATGAAGCTGACCGGCCGCGCGGGCTTCGATCCGCTCGTCGCGGAGCGCGTGCACGCGGCGCTGGCTCGCGCCGAAGCCGGTTTCGACGCGAAGATGCAGCGGCTCGATCACTGGCTTTCGACGCACGGCGGCACGCCGAGCGATGTCGTGACCGCCGCGCTACGGGCGACGCAGCCGGATCTCGCGAAGGCGGTCGGCAGCGTGATGCGCGCGTGGTATCTGGGCGTCGCCGGCGAAGGCGAGCAGGCGGAGGTCGTTGCGTTCGAACGCGCACTGATGTTCGATCCCGTCCGCGACATGCTCACGGTTCCCTCGTACTGCCGCGGTGAGCCGGCCGACTGGGCGAAAAAGCCGTAA
- a CDS encoding GMC family oxidoreductase, producing MAGSTAADVVIVGSGVAGSLVAYRLAKAGASVILLEAGPRLPRWQIVENFRRAPEKRDLSAPYPLPRHAPRPEPMNPGSYLVNRGAKAYEPQYLRLVGGTTWHWAGAAWRLLPADFRLHTLHGVGRDWPFPYETLEPWYGQAENELGVAGPVVDLGSPRSTPYPMPPLPLSYLDQRFAQVLAAQSLRAVPEPMARNSRAYDGRPPCCGANSCMPVCPIGALYHGATHADKAERAGAKLIAQAVAYRIEANDKGEIVAIHYKDPNGVSTRVTGRRFVIAANGIETPKLLLMSASARFAKGIANASDQVGRNLMDHPGVAVSFLANEALWPGRGPVEMSSVVDFRDGPFRAQQAAKKLHLSNASPTLVVTSNLIEAGLSGGELDRQIREQSARRLTLGSFHEQLASPDNRVSLSAEKDVLGLPRPEIRYAIDDYVRRSAADTRALFDQIAGWFGGEQIEHDDGLEPSSHIMGTAIMGRDASDSVVDADCRAHDHPNLFVAGSAVMPAGGSVNCTLTIAALALRLAGTIEASLR from the coding sequence ATGGCGGGATCGACAGCGGCGGACGTGGTCATCGTCGGGTCGGGGGTGGCGGGCAGTCTCGTCGCGTACCGGCTGGCGAAGGCGGGCGCGTCGGTCATCCTGCTCGAAGCGGGGCCGCGTCTTCCGCGCTGGCAGATCGTCGAGAACTTCCGGCGCGCGCCGGAGAAGCGCGATCTTTCCGCGCCGTATCCGCTCCCGCGTCACGCGCCGCGTCCCGAGCCGATGAATCCGGGCAGCTATCTGGTGAATCGCGGGGCGAAGGCATACGAGCCGCAATATCTGCGGCTCGTCGGCGGCACGACGTGGCATTGGGCGGGCGCGGCGTGGCGGCTGTTGCCGGCGGACTTTCGGTTGCACACGTTGCATGGCGTCGGGCGCGACTGGCCGTTTCCCTACGAAACGCTGGAGCCGTGGTACGGGCAGGCCGAAAACGAACTGGGCGTGGCGGGCCCCGTTGTCGATCTCGGTTCGCCGCGCTCCACGCCGTATCCGATGCCGCCGTTGCCGCTTTCTTATCTCGACCAGCGGTTCGCGCAAGTGCTCGCCGCGCAGTCGCTGCGCGCGGTTCCCGAGCCGATGGCGCGCAACAGCCGCGCGTATGACGGGCGGCCGCCGTGCTGCGGCGCGAACAGTTGCATGCCCGTGTGCCCCATCGGCGCGCTGTATCACGGCGCGACGCACGCGGACAAGGCCGAGCGCGCGGGCGCTAAGCTGATCGCGCAGGCGGTCGCGTATCGCATCGAGGCGAACGACAAGGGCGAGATCGTCGCGATTCATTACAAGGACCCGAACGGCGTGAGCACGCGCGTGACCGGCAGGCGCTTCGTGATCGCGGCGAACGGCATCGAGACGCCGAAGCTCCTGCTGATGTCCGCGTCGGCGCGCTTTGCGAAAGGCATCGCGAATGCGTCGGATCAGGTCGGACGCAATCTGATGGACCATCCCGGCGTCGCCGTGAGCTTTCTCGCAAACGAGGCGCTCTGGCCGGGGCGCGGGCCGGTGGAAATGAGCTCGGTCGTCGATTTCCGCGACGGCCCGTTCCGCGCGCAGCAAGCGGCGAAAAAGCTGCATCTGTCGAATGCGTCGCCGACGCTCGTCGTCACCTCGAACCTGATTGAAGCGGGGCTAAGCGGCGGCGAACTCGACCGGCAAATTCGCGAGCAATCCGCCCGACGGCTGACGCTCGGCAGCTTTCACGAACAATTGGCGTCGCCCGACAACCGCGTGTCGCTGTCCGCAGAGAAGGACGTGCTCGGCCTGCCGCGCCCGGAAATACGCTACGCCATCGACGACTACGTGCGCCGCAGCGCCGCCGATACGCGTGCGCTGTTCGACCAGATCGCGGGATGGTTCGGCGGCGAGCAGATCGAGCATGACGACGGTCTCGAGCCGAGCAGCCACATCATGGGTACCGCGATCATGGGACGCGACGCCAGCGATTCCGTCGTCGATGCCGACTGCCGCGCGCACGATCACCCGAATCTCTTCGTCGCCGGGAGCGCCGTGATGCCGGCGGGCGGCTCGGTCAACTGCACGCTGACGATTGCCGCGCTCGCGCTGCGGCTTGCGGGCACCATCGAAGCGTCGCTGCGATGA
- a CDS encoding c-type cytochrome produces the protein MTRRRSLLLRAMLALTAAFGHLAAETGRGQTPAPARAASVARGEYLVRAGGCVACHTADPARPFAGGRAMQTRFGTFYTPNITSDRATGIGAWTDAQFVRAMREGIGRNGERLYPAFPFTSYTRLSDGDVLAMRAYLATVPPVRYTPPPHALRFPFGWRGLMIAWNAFNFSPGRFVPDAGKRAEWNRGAYLVEGLAHCGQCHTPRNVIGGLKESERLGGASVAGWTAGNLTPDRVTGIGAWRDDELLRYLASGAAPGRAYAVGPMAEVVANGTQFLTADDLRAMVTYLRSMPVVAAQNGARSRWSFGAAGRADVTALDAAGAFEGEKARGRRDPRAEMDSNRDGAGHGKPPDAATRSGQTTAGAANNARSAADSNRDSAVPGKTSDAGTSPNRETAGAARNAGTAIDFDRDSAGPRRTSDAATSLNHDTAGPAKNARTAADANSDSAGPARTPDASTNPTRETAGAAKAPQSATSTANTANPEGARLYAAACASCHGITGEGSGDHFPSLVHDALTAALGSMDTSNLVLVILHGVNRETRDAPAFMPAFGASLLDENIAALSNYLTRQFGDPRATTRAEDVARLRSIAQ, from the coding sequence ATGACGCGGCGGCGTTCGCTCCTCTTGCGGGCGATGCTCGCGCTCACGGCCGCGTTCGGCCATCTCGCGGCGGAAACGGGGCGCGGGCAGACGCCTGCGCCGGCGCGGGCCGCGAGCGTCGCGCGCGGCGAATATCTGGTGCGCGCGGGCGGCTGCGTGGCGTGCCACACGGCGGACCCGGCGCGGCCGTTCGCGGGTGGCCGCGCGATGCAAACGCGCTTCGGCACGTTCTACACGCCGAACATCACGAGCGATCGCGCGACGGGCATCGGCGCGTGGACCGACGCGCAGTTCGTGCGCGCGATGCGCGAGGGCATCGGCAGAAATGGCGAGCGTCTCTATCCCGCGTTTCCGTTCACGTCGTACACACGGCTTTCCGACGGGGACGTGCTCGCCATGCGCGCCTATCTGGCGACGGTGCCGCCCGTGCGCTACACGCCGCCGCCGCACGCGCTGCGATTTCCGTTCGGCTGGCGCGGGCTGATGATCGCGTGGAACGCGTTCAATTTCTCGCCGGGCCGGTTCGTGCCGGACGCGGGCAAACGCGCGGAGTGGAATCGCGGCGCGTATCTCGTGGAAGGCCTCGCGCATTGCGGACAATGCCATACGCCGCGCAACGTGATCGGCGGGCTGAAGGAGAGCGAGCGGCTTGGCGGCGCGTCGGTGGCGGGCTGGACCGCGGGCAACCTGACGCCGGATCGCGTGACGGGCATCGGCGCTTGGCGCGACGACGAATTGCTGCGCTATCTCGCGAGCGGCGCCGCGCCGGGACGCGCGTATGCAGTCGGGCCGATGGCGGAAGTGGTGGCGAACGGCACGCAGTTCCTGACCGCCGACGATCTTCGGGCGATGGTGACGTATCTTCGCTCGATGCCGGTCGTCGCAGCGCAGAACGGCGCGCGCTCGCGATGGAGCTTCGGCGCGGCCGGGCGGGCGGACGTCACGGCGCTGGATGCGGCGGGCGCGTTCGAAGGCGAAAAGGCTCGCGGGCGGCGAGATCCGCGAGCCGAGATGGATTCGAATCGCGACGGCGCAGGCCACGGAAAACCGCCGGATGCCGCGACGCGTTCAGGTCAAACGACGGCAGGCGCCGCGAACAACGCACGAAGCGCGGCGGACTCTAATCGCGACAGCGCAGTCCCCGGAAAAACGTCGGATGCGGGGACGAGCCCGAATCGCGAGACGGCAGGCGCTGCGAGAAACGCAGGAACTGCGATCGACTTCGATCGCGACAGCGCAGGCCCCCGAAGAACGTCAGACGCGGCGACGAGCCTGAACCACGACACGGCAGGCCCCGCGAAAAACGCACGAACTGCGGCGGACGCAAACAGCGACAGCGCAGGGCCCGCAAGAACGCCGGATGCCTCCACGAACCCGACCCGCGAAACGGCAGGCGCCGCAAAAGCCCCACAATCCGCGACCAGCACAGCCAATACCGCCAACCCCGAAGGCGCTCGCCTCTACGCCGCAGCCTGCGCGAGTTGCCACGGCATCACGGGCGAAGGCTCGGGCGACCACTTTCCGTCGCTCGTACATGACGCGCTGACCGCCGCGCTCGGCTCGATGGACACAAGCAACCTCGTCCTCGTGATCCTGCACGGCGTGAACCGCGAAACCCGCGATGCCCCGGCGTTCATGCCCGCGTTCGGCGCGTCGCTATTGGACGAGAACATCGCGGCTCTCAGCAATTACCTGACACGGCAGTTCGGCGACCCGCGTGCGACCACTCGCGCGGAAGACGTCGCACGGCTGCGCTCGATCGCGCAATAA
- a CDS encoding metallophosphoesterase: MNDPTYSAVCRHPANDIGRDFVVGDVHGCVDALRYLLSEIRFDGSRDRLFSVGDLVDRGTDSLAAVELIDKPWFYPVLGNHEDSLIAVAAGQMRRQSWYAIGGAWAETLPDDRLAALATRLSTLPLVRVVGEGERRFNVLHAEFFGSDADLDVGVFSEDTRSQMLWGRSLALGNADPSGQLGLSPTYCGHTPMRAVRQIGSQIYVDTGAFAAEGRLTIVEVGSDEIWSVKERWAASEGARELAFP, encoded by the coding sequence ATGAATGATCCTACCTATTCCGCCGTTTGCAGGCATCCCGCCAACGATATCGGCCGCGATTTCGTCGTCGGCGATGTTCATGGCTGTGTCGATGCGCTGCGCTATCTCTTGAGCGAAATCCGCTTCGACGGCTCACGCGACCGCCTGTTTTCGGTCGGCGATCTGGTCGACCGCGGCACGGACTCGCTGGCGGCGGTGGAACTCATCGACAAGCCTTGGTTCTATCCCGTGCTCGGCAATCACGAGGACTCGCTGATCGCGGTCGCAGCGGGGCAGATGCGGCGGCAATCGTGGTACGCCATCGGCGGCGCGTGGGCGGAGACGCTTCCCGACGACCGGCTGGCGGCGCTTGCCACGCGGCTTTCCACGCTGCCGCTCGTGCGCGTGGTCGGCGAAGGCGAGCGGCGCTTCAACGTGCTGCACGCCGAGTTCTTCGGCAGCGACGCCGACCTGGACGTCGGCGTCTTCTCGGAAGACACCCGCAGTCAGATGTTGTGGGGCCGAAGCCTCGCGCTCGGAAATGCCGATCCCTCGGGTCAACTCGGGCTTTCGCCGACCTATTGCGGCCACACGCCGATGCGCGCGGTGCGGCAGATCGGCTCGCAGATTTATGTCGACACGGGAGCGTTCGCGGCGGAAGGGCGGCTTACCATCGTCGAAGTCGGCAGCGATGAAATCTGGTCCGTCAAGGAACGCTGGGCGGCATCGGAAGGGGCGCGGGAACTCGCCTTCCCTTGA
- a CDS encoding DNA topoisomerase IB yields the protein MQVARIGRNAGQNAARRGGNGAAEESRDAQNAVAQSLAEELPPGLRYVDDSRRGYTREWIDGAFVYFNTQGKRIEDEAEIRRINALAIPPAYSNVWICPDSRGHLQATGRDARGRKQYRYHPQWRETRDANKYERMLAFGAVLPKLRARVSRDLALDGMPRDKVLATVVRLLDTTLIRIGSEEYARENRSYGLTTLRKRHLKVSSGTLRFKFRGKSGIEHDVAVSDARVARIVKRCMDLPGQDLFQYLDADGERHSVDSSDINDYLREITGADFTAKDYRTWAGSVFALAALRKLQWETVTEARKHVVGTIKEVSQLLRNTPAVCRKCYVHPAVIEAFEAGELAEALPASRRHGLKTDEAALVIFLEKDAKRRAREAARANRKGAAASDARLTGLLAESSQKARAGALKGSAKGAAAQALQTVARKTSPKAARPATKKLSRTRSSTAVAIN from the coding sequence ATGCAAGTGGCGAGGATCGGACGAAACGCTGGACAGAACGCCGCACGCCGAGGCGGCAACGGGGCGGCGGAAGAATCGCGCGACGCGCAGAACGCCGTCGCGCAGTCGCTCGCGGAAGAACTCCCGCCCGGCCTGCGCTACGTCGACGATTCCCGTCGCGGCTACACGCGCGAATGGATCGACGGCGCGTTCGTCTACTTCAACACGCAGGGCAAGCGCATCGAGGACGAAGCGGAGATCCGGCGCATCAACGCGCTCGCGATTCCGCCCGCTTATTCCAACGTCTGGATTTGTCCTGACTCGCGCGGCCACTTGCAGGCGACGGGCCGCGATGCGCGCGGCCGCAAGCAGTATCGCTATCACCCGCAATGGCGCGAAACGCGCGACGCCAACAAGTACGAGCGCATGCTCGCGTTCGGCGCGGTGCTGCCGAAACTGCGTGCGCGCGTGTCACGCGATCTCGCGCTCGACGGCATGCCGCGCGACAAAGTGCTCGCCACGGTCGTGCGCCTGCTGGATACGACGCTGATTCGCATCGGCAGCGAGGAATATGCGCGGGAAAATCGCTCATACGGACTGACGACGCTCAGAAAGCGGCATCTGAAAGTGTCGTCGGGGACGCTGCGTTTCAAGTTTCGCGGCAAGAGCGGCATCGAGCATGACGTCGCCGTCAGCGACGCGCGCGTCGCCCGGATCGTGAAGCGGTGCATGGACTTGCCGGGCCAAGACCTCTTTCAGTATCTCGACGCCGACGGCGAGCGCCATTCCGTCGATTCATCCGACATCAACGATTATCTGCGCGAGATCACCGGCGCGGATTTCACCGCGAAGGATTACCGCACGTGGGCCGGCAGCGTGTTCGCGCTCGCGGCGCTGCGCAAGCTCCAGTGGGAGACGGTGACGGAAGCGCGCAAGCACGTGGTCGGGACGATCAAGGAAGTGTCGCAACTGCTGCGTAACACGCCGGCCGTGTGCCGCAAGTGCTACGTGCATCCGGCCGTGATCGAGGCGTTCGAGGCGGGCGAGCTGGCCGAGGCGCTGCCGGCGTCGCGGCGGCACGGGCTCAAGACGGACGAGGCCGCGCTCGTCATCTTTCTGGAAAAGGACGCGAAGCGCCGCGCACGCGAGGCGGCGCGCGCAAACCGCAAGGGCGCTGCGGCAAGCGATGCACGGCTGACCGGCCTGCTGGCCGAATCGAGCCAGAAGGCGCGCGCGGGCGCGTTGAAGGGAAGCGCGAAGGGCGCTGCGGCGCAGGCGCTTCAGACGGTGGCGCGCAAGACGTCGCCGAAGGCCGCGCGGCCCGCGACGAAGAAGCTGTCGCGCACGCGCAGTTCGACGGCCGTCGCCATCAACTAA
- a CDS encoding RES family NAD+ phosphorylase, producing MTGKQAESNWRDRWPHSELDWSPAYRVIPTRFPAVNLFDRVASPQDFDALYALEAMTNDRLRTEVGELDLVPPEERCFGPGCGPIMAAFTHLNPNGSRFSDGSYGVFYCARERQTAIAETRYHASLFLAATNEAPLRQQMRLYRVTARGEVVDLRGDCIAQAGLNPQILAPDDYAPGMALGRAVRAAGAPGIVYPSVRDPRGECLAALRTTLLRDCHHAAYLEYNWNGHAIDCVFELNQVG from the coding sequence GTGACCGGAAAACAGGCTGAATCGAACTGGCGGGACCGTTGGCCGCACAGCGAACTGGACTGGTCGCCGGCGTATCGCGTGATTCCGACGCGCTTTCCCGCCGTGAATCTCTTCGACCGCGTCGCGTCACCGCAGGATTTCGACGCGCTCTATGCGCTCGAAGCCATGACCAACGACCGTCTGCGCACGGAAGTCGGCGAACTCGATCTCGTGCCGCCCGAAGAACGTTGCTTCGGGCCAGGATGCGGTCCCATCATGGCTGCTTTCACACATCTGAATCCGAACGGCAGCCGCTTTTCGGACGGCAGCTACGGCGTGTTCTATTGCGCGCGCGAGCGGCAGACCGCGATTGCGGAGACGCGCTATCACGCCAGTCTTTTTCTCGCGGCCACGAACGAAGCGCCGCTGCGTCAGCAGATGCGGCTGTACCGGGTGACGGCGCGCGGCGAAGTCGTGGATCTGCGCGGCGATTGCATCGCGCAAGCCGGTCTGAATCCGCAGATTCTCGCGCCGGACGACTACGCGCCCGGCATGGCGCTCGGGCGCGCGGTGCGGGCGGCGGGCGCGCCGGGCATCGTGTATCCGTCGGTGCGCGATCCGCGCGGCGAATGTCTGGCCGCGCTGCGCACGACGCTCTTGCGCGACTGTCATCACGCCGCGTATCTCGAATACAACTGGAACGGTCACGCAATCGATTGCGTGTTCGAGCTGAATCAGGTCGGCTAG
- a CDS encoding MbcA/ParS/Xre antitoxin family protein has product MPHAARAASTATGHPAPRPAPDLSDLSAAGLRAFFKIAEAWALSAEEQIVLLGKPGRSTFFKWKGTPQSARLGRDTLERLSLILGIYKALQILLPDPQAADTWVKRPNNAPAFGGRPALERMLAGNVSDLVAVRQYLDAMRGGWA; this is encoded by the coding sequence ATGCCTCACGCCGCACGTGCCGCTTCCACAGCGACCGGCCATCCGGCACCGCGTCCGGCGCCGGATCTAAGCGACCTGTCCGCTGCCGGCCTGCGCGCCTTCTTCAAGATTGCCGAAGCTTGGGCGCTTTCCGCCGAAGAGCAAATCGTTCTGCTCGGCAAACCAGGGCGTTCCACCTTCTTCAAGTGGAAAGGCACGCCGCAATCCGCCCGGCTCGGGCGCGACACGCTCGAACGCCTTTCGCTGATTCTCGGCATCTACAAGGCGCTGCAGATTCTCTTGCCCGACCCGCAAGCCGCCGATACGTGGGTCAAGCGCCCCAACAACGCGCCGGCGTTCGGCGGACGGCCCGCATTGGAACGCATGCTCGCGGGCAATGTCAGCGATCTGGTCGCCGTGCGCCAGTATCTCGACGCAATGCGAGGCGGCTGGGCGTGA
- a CDS encoding DUF2866 domain-containing protein, with the protein MSANTAARPTFANLARAMRRHTALKLSRCRLSAPIERLWGEPYRTVEWTLKSDPRVQRCVLRADCTPSDIADALQSHTPGRRFGPSDDDDE; encoded by the coding sequence ATGTCTGCCAACACCGCCGCCCGCCCGACGTTCGCCAATCTTGCCCGCGCCATGCGTCGCCATACCGCGCTGAAGCTGAGCCGCTGCCGCCTCTCTGCGCCGATCGAGCGCCTATGGGGTGAACCGTACCGCACCGTCGAATGGACGCTGAAGAGCGATCCGCGTGTACAACGATGCGTGCTGCGCGCCGATTGCACGCCTTCGGATATCGCGGATGCGTTGCAGTCGCACACGCCCGGCCGCCGATTCGGTCCGTCCGATGACGACGACGAATAA
- a CDS encoding DUF3309 family protein — MTIGTILLIILILLLIGAIPSWPHSRSWGYGPSGILGVVLIVVIVLLLMGRL; from the coding sequence ATGACGATCGGAACCATCCTGCTCATCATCCTCATTCTGCTGCTGATCGGCGCCATTCCCTCGTGGCCGCACAGCCGAAGCTGGGGCTACGGGCCTAGCGGTATTCTCGGCGTTGTATTGATCGTGGTGATCGTTCTGCTTTTGATGGGCCGCTTATGA